The window GAGGTTTTCCACCTTCTTCGGTGAACTCTTAGAGTCCAGTCCGCGACTGCTTCAGGTCCCCGTTCTTTGTTGTTCATCATCCAACTGGACCGCTTTCTTTTGGGTGTGCTCTCCGACTCCAATGGCCTCCGACTCATTACAAAGAGTGTCCATGGAAGGTCAACCACCACCTCTTTCCCCAGCGATACAGGCATCTTCAGAGACATGGCTCAACTGTTCTCAAAACCCTATGATTGGGTTCTTCAAAGTCGATTTCGACGTATGCGCGTTCCTTCGAACGCAGGCTCTAGGACTACAAGTGAAGCTTCTCTTTGGGTCTCTTCTCTCCTTAGCCACATCTATCTTCCATTTTGTTGTAGTTATTTTCGTTTATGAGCTTACCGTCGAGAATAGCTCCGGTTGTAACCGACTTAGTCTATTGGgcttttaatttaatataagcatctgttgtccaaaaaaaaaaaactgtgcgtatgtagacaaaaaaaaaactgtgccTATAAAATATTAAGTGAATAATTAATACTACTCGAAGACGTAAATTTATGTTTCGAAAAATGAACCATGTggataagataataattttaatcACCGATGTGAATTTGTATATTACTATATTTGAAAGTTGAGCAACTTGGCGAAATAATACTTCTGACAATCATTACTTTTTTTCCTTCCTGTCTAGACTCCATCGATAGAGTGACTGAATTTAATCgaaaatttgtaatatatatttagaagGAAGAAGAAACGAAGAACCTATCTCTATATAACTCTACTACACTCAGTacaacaagaaagataaaaaaaaatggctcGTCTTGGTATGAATATGATACATGTTCTCTGCGTAATCATTTTCGCCATCACAAACACTTCACACTCTCTACACGAAAAGCCTCAAGCTTTTCTACAAGCTATTCGTAAAGACATCACCACAAATCTCTACTACTCTCCCTTATCCATAGGCGCCAACGTTCATAACATCAATCTTGCCATTGACCTCGGTGGCTCCGCGCCATTATTGCTAACCTGCGCTGCTGCCGCCAAATCCCGCTCTTACCACCCTATCAAATGCGGCTCCTCTAGATGCATACAAGCCAAACCGGACCCTGTCTCCTGTCCGACCAATACCTCCAAGAAAGCCACATGTCACAAATCCTTCTCCACTTCCTTCACTGAGCAACCCGTCAAAGCTCGTCTCCTCCGAGACACCGTATCTTTGCTATACACGGACAACGGATTCACCTATATGGGCGGTGGAATCGATATGACTATGACTATAGCTTGCACCGACGTTAAACCCTTCCCGTCTATTGTTGTTGGGACATTGGGTCTCGCTAAGACCCATATGGCGCTCCCTTCACAGATCGTTTCTTTATACAAACTACCCTTTAAGGTGGCTCTTTGTTTGCCATCACCAAACTCCGGAGAATCTTCTGGATCTGGCTCTCTTTTCATAGGCGGTGGTCCTTATTTCATGGCACTATACCCTGAAGATATCTCAAAAATCTTTGCCTCAACACCTCTGCTTCCTAGTGACCAGTCTCGTGGTGAGTACTTCATCGATGTCAACTACATCCAAATCAGTGGGAAGATTGTTCCCTTTTTCAAGAAAAGCACGAAGATCTGCACGTTGGCTCCTTACACCGTCTTGCATAGTTCTATATACAAAGCTTTGGTCTTAGCCTTCGCCGAAAAAGCCAAGATGACTAAAGTTCCGGCAGTGAAGCCTTTTGCTTCGTGTTTCAGCTCCAAAGGACTCGGGAGGTGGATGATGGGAAGTCGTGTTCCTGTGATTGAGTTATTGCTGCGTGGTGGGGCTAAGTGGAAGATTTACGGATCCAACTCGCTTGTGAAGGTGAGTAAAGATGTGGTTTGCTTAGGATTTATGGACGGAGGTGTGAACCTGACGATGGGCATGATAATAGGAGGTTATCAGATGGAAGATAATTTTGTGGAGTTTGATGTAAAAGCTTCTAAGTTCTCTTTTACTTCTTCTCTTTTGCTTATTAACTCTTCTTGCTCACAGTCAAGACACTTCTGATTCGAGTCTTGTCTTCcttgtttggtttggtttgtaaTGTTTGAAGAACTGCAAGATAATAATCTTTGCTTTTGAAATATTCTATTTTCTTCGCCTTACTTCGTtgaaaataagtaaaaagagagaaaatgttttcttttaccaacaatgaattttatttgaacCGTATATGAGGAATACAAATATGAACTAACtaaataactaattttttttgacaactgGAATTTTATAAACAAGATAACAAGTGCAAACTACCTTTAGGGAAATTAAGCTAGGCAAATAATTGTAAAGCAGTAATGCGCGATATGATCATTCACAATATCAGCCAATGAGGATTTGATATTCTCGCCTTCATCTTGCTGGATTATTCCATTAAGACCTTGTCTTTAGGAACTATCAATTATTGCCTATTATAATTACTTTGCTCTGGATGTTTTAGAAGAGATATTGTAGCCAGTGTTAAGATTGTTATTCCTGCACTAGTTGCAGAACCAATCACAAGCATTAGATCACTGATTGTGTTCTTTGTTTTCCATGGCGTCATTCCACTGTTTAAGCCTAGTGTTGTCGAGATACGAGGACGTCTCTGCAATATTAGTTGTTTATGTATAATGATTGCTTCTATCTTTATGTTTTTGCTTGCCTTTTGTTGCAGCAAAGTTGTTAACCAGTATGGCTTTGTTATAATCTTTGTAAACAATTCCTTCTCTAATGGAGACTAGTTTATCTATAAAAtcttgtttgaccaaaaaaaaagaaagacataTCGTTTACTCATGAGTTAATCGTTGACCGGTAGAAACATCTTTCATGAATCCTTTCATACTCAAAATGGTAGCTTGACCTGACCACCTTCTAGAAGATTGACAACCTTGAATGTTTGCAGATGTTTAGAAACATCAAAACGTACCTTAAATCGTTCATAATCATCACTATTAGGTTTAGTTGGATCGAAAGCAACTTCCACCACATGTCCAACTAAATATTCAAAAGCAGAGATCGATCCTAAATACCTGAATCCGACTCCGATCCGATATAGTACGAATATTTTAtgggtattttaattataaacacGAACTAAGCTGGATCTGAGAAAAACCGAcccgaacaaaaaaaatttaaatacataTTAGATTTAAATGTTTAAGAAAACCGAACTCAAAAAGAACCGATCTGAACCCGACCCGAAGACCTGAACGCCCAAACATACATATTCCTATAACACAAAAAGGAAAACTAGGACTTTTGCAAATTTGGTAAACTACCGTGCCTAGGCCTTGTAAGCGTCAGAAATGGGCTAAAGTGTGTTTTGTAAGttatcaaaaacaaaacaaaaaaggccCATGCGATATAAAGGTCTAGAGTGGTGACCGAAGTTTCTGGAAACCTTTGTGTCCACGTGGTTAGACAAATGGCAAAGAACTTTGAATACAAATGTCTAGAACCTTCTTCTCCTCCACTTATATACAAATGTCAAGATCAAACTCTGTCTTAAACACTTGCACAAAAACAGAGTCAGTCTTTTGGCCTATGGATTAGAAATGGAACAACAACTGAAAGTGGAATTGGAGGAAGAGACGGTGACCTACGGTGGCTCAGCGGCCGCTTCTTCGTCTGTCGGTTCGTCATCTTCACCGAGACCAATGGAAGGGCTTAACGAGACAGGGCCACCGCCGTTTCTGACAAAGACTTACGACATGGTGGAGGATCCGGCAACGGACACGGTGGTGTCTTGGAGCAATGGTCGTAACAGTTTCATCGTTTGGGATTCTCACAAATTCTCCACCACTCTCCTTCCTCGCTTCTTCAAGCATAGCAATTTCTCCAGCTTCATTCGTCAGCTCAACACTTACGTAAGTCTGCCCTCTTCTTCACTACCTCCTCTGCTTCTTGCTCCTTTGTTGTTTTCTAATCTCAACTTTGGATTTCTTTAGATCGGTGGTTAGTCCTCAGCTTGAAAGGTTAGTTCTTTGTGCTTTCCGACAACTAAAATATCAAATGGGTTTCTCAAAGTTTGCTCCTTTGTTACATCAGACCTATCTACTGGTTTAAATGTGACAAAAGAATCTATAGAATCAGTAAAGTGCATGTTTCTTTTTAGTTTAACCGCCTTGTCTTTTGATCTAGTTCCGGTTCTGCTGTTTTGAAAGTTAGAAATAGAATCTTAAGAAACTTGTCCTTGTACTGCAGGGATTCAGAAAGATCGATCCGGACAGATGGGAGTTCGCGAACGAAGGGTTTTTGGCGGGGCAGAAGCATCTCCTGAAGAGCATAAAACGAAGGAGAAACATGGGTTTGCAGACTGTGAATCAGCAAGGATCAGGATCAGGATCAGGATCAGGTATGTCTTGTGTGGAAGTCGGGCAATACGGCTTCGAAGGGGAGGTAGAGAGACTGAAAAGGGACCATAGCGTGCTCGTAGCTGAGGTAGTTAGGCTGAGACAGCAGCAACATAACTCCAAGAGTCAAGTCGCAGAAATGGAGCAACGTTTGCTAGTTACTGAGAAAAGACAGCAGCAAATGATGACGTTCCTCGCCAAGGCCTTGAACAATCCAAACTTTGTTCAACAGTTCGCGCTAATGAGCAAGGAGAAGAAGGGTTTGTTCGGTTCCGATGTTGGTAGGAAGCGGAGGCTTACTTCTAGTCCAAGCTTGGGGACTATCGAGGAGAGAGTGTTGCATGATCATATGGAGTTTGATAGAATGAAGGATGATATGGAGACGTTACTTGCTGCAGCCATAGATGATGAGGCGAGTGAGGATGAACAATGTTTGGAAGCTATGAATGTGATGATGGAAGATGGTCCTTTAGAGCCAGAGATAGATGTCAAAGTGGAAGATTTGGTAGCCTCACCGTTGGATTGGGGCAGTGAGGACCTACACGACATTGTCGATCAAATGGGTTTTCTTGGATCAGAACCTTGATTATACAGCTCGAGCACATCTCACTGTGGTCTCAGAGCTGTCTTGCGCAGTTTAAGTTGTGGTAATTGCTACCACCTCTATTTACTTGTTgaattgtttcttttgttttgtattagTTAATGCGTTCAGTGTCGTGGTTTCGTTGTACATTGTGTGTTTCCTGTTCTGTTGAATAAAAGACCTCTCATTTGATATGTTTCAGTCTCCAGATCTTAGAAGCAGACATGTTTTCAACCTGGAGCTGCAGTTTGAAAATCTAGCTAGTGTAAAAGAGCCAAGACCTGTTTGTTACACTCCTTTTGGGAAAGGAGTCAATGGTTCATGCTTGGTGGGTGTGTTCGCGTGTGCATATGTAGCTAGCTTTTACTTTATATATACagagatttttatatatacggAGAATGATAGAAACTATCTAAATattgtaaataataaaattaataaaattatgccGAAAATTAAGAAAAAGATGTTACAACTGCATGagtcgaattttttttttaaactcaaaatatttcatatttcGTAGTGCGACGGTTTAATGAGTACTATGATACAATTGCAAAAAAATTCTGATTTGCGTTATTCTATCAGAAGCTAATGAAATTAGTTCTGTGTATGCTCTTAAACCCAAGAAAAAATTATCAAAGAGGAAAAAAAGTATGAGGGATTGATTTATTTTCTCTGTGTTCTTTGCTATACACAAGTGCTCCTATTTAAATCGAGAAATAGAGAAAGTGATTCTTCGACTATTTCTAACTCTACTTGTTGAGTTGTCACATGAATGATGAAACCATGGCTAGAGAACACTGTGACAAGGATGAGATTCCACCTATTAACATTAATCATTTGCAATTAGAAGTTATAATGGCTGATATCACCAAACGAAACATCAGTcttggaaaaagaaaaaatatattaaaaagagatTTATATGCTTTTGAAGAGTTTGGTTGTGTGTAAGAAAGGAAACGATCTGAAAGACAACTGGATAGGCCTAATAGGAGAGCAAGGTTGCAGCAAGAGcttgctacaaaaaaaaaagacaaaacttgttaagaatataaaaatcaatttttaacaAATCTGATTTTTACAGGAAAAGTCACGACCAAAAAGGCTGCTAGACATGCCTATTAGGAGGAGCAGAGGACAATCTAGACCAtccaaagaagaagacaagCCTTGCTATAGTCGCGCTGATCAAAGGAGTTCACATTACTTCACAATTACTCCATAAGAATTCATGAAGAAATCATTAACCAacaattttatgataatttgaatAAGATAGTGAACCAGGGATTCAAGTttgagaaaaacaagaaaatgccAACCCCATGACATTCCTCATAACATGCAGGAATATGTTATCCAAGAGCTGAAAACAGAGTCATCTAAAGTGAAAAAATAACCTGAGATAAAACATGAGTGTTTCTCTTTTCTCTCCtctatttaaactttttttccaTAATACCAGTGATGAACTAACTTATTTAGAACCGGTGCAACCGCGTAGACCTGTATCCCATATCTCAGAATAACACTCAGAAACATAACAAAAGAGTTTAACACAAAATGAAGTGTTGGAGTAGCTGATCAGCTTGGAGCCAAAGACAAATACAAATCCTAAATCTCTGTC of the Brassica rapa cultivar Chiifu-401-42 chromosome A03, CAAS_Brap_v3.01, whole genome shotgun sequence genome contains:
- the LOC103858372 gene encoding heat stress transcription factor A-2, translated to MEQQLKVELEEETVTYGGSAAASSSVGSSSSPRPMEGLNETGPPPFLTKTYDMVEDPATDTVVSWSNGRNSFIVWDSHKFSTTLLPRFFKHSNFSSFIRQLNTYGFRKIDPDRWEFANEGFLAGQKHLLKSIKRRRNMGLQTVNQQGSGSGSGSGMSCVEVGQYGFEGEVERLKRDHSVLVAEVVRLRQQQHNSKSQVAEMEQRLLVTEKRQQQMMTFLAKALNNPNFVQQFALMSKEKKGLFGSDVGRKRRLTSSPSLGTIEERVLHDHMEFDRMKDDMETLLAAAIDDEASEDEQCLEAMNVMMEDGPLEPEIDVKVEDLVASPLDWGSEDLHDIVDQMGFLGSEP
- the LOC103858371 gene encoding probable aspartic proteinase GIP2, giving the protein MARLGMNMIHVLCVIIFAITNTSHSLHEKPQAFLQAIRKDITTNLYYSPLSIGANVHNINLAIDLGGSAPLLLTCAAAAKSRSYHPIKCGSSRCIQAKPDPVSCPTNTSKKATCHKSFSTSFTEQPVKARLLRDTVSLLYTDNGFTYMGGGIDMTMTIACTDVKPFPSIVVGTLGLAKTHMALPSQIVSLYKLPFKVALCLPSPNSGESSGSGSLFIGGGPYFMALYPEDISKIFASTPLLPSDQSRGEYFIDVNYIQISGKIVPFFKKSTKICTLAPYTVLHSSIYKALVLAFAEKAKMTKVPAVKPFASCFSSKGLGRWMMGSRVPVIELLLRGGAKWKIYGSNSLVKVSKDVVCLGFMDGGVNLTMGMIIGGYQMEDNFVEFDVKASKFSFTSSLLLINSSCSQSRHF